The Streptomyces sp. NBC_00224 genome contains the following window.
GGGTTCGGGCAGCAGCAACGGTTCGCCACCGGCGTCGAGCGGCACCGCGTGCGCCTCGGGCGGCATCGAGGCCGCCAGCTCACGGACGCGCTCCAGCTCGTCGGCGCCCAGCGGCCCGATCCGCCACGCGTCGTGGTCGGTGGCGGTGAGCCCGGGCAACAGCAGCCCGCGCGCGGCGAGTTGCAACGCGCGCAGCGCGGCCGTACCCCAGAAGGCGGCGGCCCGCGAGGCGTCGGCGCGGGGCCGGGCCCTGGTCAGGACGGGCAGCGCGTCGCGTACGGGCAGAACAACCGCACGCACCGCGTACGGCTCGGCATCGGCCCCCACCACCGTCAGCTCCTCGGCAGGCTCCTCGGCGCGGCCGGAGAAGACCTGCGGGGCGGAGCCGTCGGCGTGCCAGAAGGCGACGCGGCCGAGTCGGGCGGGGTCGGCGGGCAGGAAGGTGACGTGGCAGTGGGCGAGTTCGTCGATCTCGGAGGGTGTGGGCGCGGGAAGCCTGTGTACGGCGATGACACATTCCTCAAACTTGACTACTGCGGTTCCGGAATCGCCGAGAATACACCGGGCGACGTGCTGCCGGGCGGATCTACGCCGTGATCTGGATCACTTAACCCATGTGCTGGACTCGCTCGCCTCGCCCGTCTCGCTCGCCGGGGTGGCGTCAGCACCACCATGCCGCCGGGACAGGCCCCCGCCCGGTCCGGGTGGTGGCGCCATAGCGGCCAGGGGCCCCGGATTCGTACGTTTCATGAGGTCAGCGCAGGGGACTGCGGGAAACCAGCGACCGGAGACCGACCATGCCCCAGGCCATTGCGAACGCCGAGACCGGCGCGAGCGCCACCCTGCTCGCGCCCCCGCGCCCCACCGCACGGGGCAGCGAATTCGCGCCCCTCCTGAAGGCGGTCAAGGGACAGGGGCTGCTGGAGCGGCGCACCGGCTGGTACGCGCGGGGCATCGCCGCCAACCTCCTCGCCCTCGCCGCGACCGCGACCGCGATGGCGCTCACCGGAGACACCTGGTGGACCCTGCTGTACGCCGTGCCGCTCGCGGTGTTCTGGGCCCGGACCGCGTTCTTCGGCCACGACGCGGGCCACGCCCAGATAACCCGCAGCCGACGCGCCGGCCGGACCATCGGCCTGCTCCACAGCAATCTGCTGCTCGGTATGAGTTACGCCTGGTGGAACGACAAGCACAACCGCCACCACGCCAACCCCAACCACGTCGACAAGGACCCGGACGTCGGCGTCGGCGTGCTCGTGTGGACCGAGAAGCAGGCCGAGCGCCGTGAGGGGTTCGCACGCCGGCTCACCCGCAACCAGGCCCGGCTGTTCTTCCCGATGCTGCTGCTCGAAGGCATCGCCCTGAAGGTGTACGGATTCCAAGACCTGCGCAGGCAGCCCCGGCGGGAACGGGCCGTCGAGGGCACGCTCCTCCTGGTGCACCTCGCCGCCTACGCGGGCCTCCTGCTGACCGTGCTCCCGCCCGGCAAGGCGCTGGTCTTCGCGCTGCTGCACCATGCCCTCTTCGGGCTTCACCTGGGGATGACCTTCGCACCCAACCACAAGGGCATGGAGATGCCCGACGCCGACGACGACGGCTGGGGTCATCTGCGCCGCCAGGTCCTCACCTCGCGCAACGTGCGCGGCGGACCGCTCACCGACTGGTTCCTCGGCGGACTGAACTACCAGATCGAGCACCATCTCTTCCCGAACGTGCCCCGGCCCCACCTGCGGCTCGTCCAGCCGCTGGTCCGCGCCCACTGCCGGGCCGTCGGCATCCCGTACGCCGAGACCTCCTTGATCGACTCCTACCGGCAGGCCCTGCGGCACATGCACGCCGTCGGAGCGCCGCTGCGCCGGGGCGCTGCCGCGTAGCTGCCGCATGGGGGAATCGGACACGGAACCGGGCCACGGAATCGAGTCGGGGCACTGTCGCACCGATGCCGCATAGTGGAAGCAGACGGTCGGCGTGCCGCGCGGAAGCGGACGCCCGGCCGGGAACCGGAGGACGCGGCCACGCGTTCCCTGGACAGAGAGCGGCAGCAGCAGCGGCCGCGAAGGAGGCGACGGACATGTCGAAGCGCGCGATGATCGCCGCCGGTGGAGTAGTGGTGGGACTCATCCTGATCCCGCTGATCGGATTCCTGCCGGCGCTGCTGGTGCTCATAGGGGTGCCCGTCGTGGCCTATCTGATGCTGGACCCGAGCCAGCGCCGCAGGCTGCGCCACATCACCCGCAAGGAACTGCGCTGACGGTGGCACTGGGCGCGGGTCAGGCCCCGGATCCGGCCCTGGCCGGGCTCTGACGCTGGCTATGGCTCCCGCCCGGCCCGGCCCTGGCAGGCGTCCCCTCATTCGTCGAGGCTGCTCCCGGATCTCGGCTCGCCCGCGTAGTAGTCCCGCATCAGCTCTGTGGACCACTCCGGCTGGACCGTCCCGCCGCGTGGGCCGAACTCCGCCATGTACGGCTTGATGTCGAGCACCGGGGTGCCGTCCACCGCGTCCAGGCCGGTGACGTGGACGTCCAGCCCTTCCACCTTCACCACACGGCAGCGCGAGACGCCGAGCCGGTTCGGGCGGTTCTTGCCGCGCTGGGCGAAGATCCCGACCAGCGGCCAGTCGGCGTTTCCGCGCGGACGGCGCGCGCCCGACTCGATCTTCTCGGGCGCCACCCGGTCGAAGTGGTACACGACCTCCAGATGGGAGAAGTCCGTCAGGCCGAACAGCGCCTCAGGGCCGAACTGTTCGGCGTCCAGCCGGATCACCGCCGACTCACCGCCCCAGTGGTCGTCGGCCACTTCGGCCCGCCCGCCGACCACCCGCCCCACCGCCCGGCACACCACTTCCGCGCCGCGCTCGTGGGCTCCGTCCTCCACCATGTGCTTCCTCCCGTACCCGATCCGTATCCGACGGCCGGCTCCGTATGCGATTCGAGGCCGCACTTGGAACAGGGACGTCTCCCGGCCCACCTGCCCGAAATCGCATTGCCCATCGATCGAAAGGCTGCCAGGATCGTACGCATGATGATCCGAAAGGAGGCCTCACGATCCCACGGTGATCGTTGATGGCCCATTCCACTCCGCCCCAGCCGCTGACCCCCGAGTGGATCAGCACCCACTTCGACTCCCTGCCGTTCCCGGCCCGGATGCCCGCCCTCGCGCGCTACGCGCGAACGCTCGCCCCGGACGCGTACGCCACCCTGCACCGCGCGCTCGACGCTGGTGACCAGGACGAACGGCACACCGGACTCTTCCTCGCCGTCGCCCGCCGCGACCTCGACAGTGTGGCCGCCGCACTCGACGACCCCGCGCTGCGCCGCCGGGCGCTCGCCGCGGCCATCAGGCTGCCGGTGCCGGAAGAGCCGCTCGCCGCCCACGTGTTGAGCGACATCCGCGCGGTGCGCCACTCCGCGTACCGCGTACTGCGGCTCAGCCGCCGTCGCAGTCTCGCCGACCGGCTCCTGCCCGAGGTGCACGAACGCCACGGCGCCCAGGAAGCGGCCCGGCTGCTCATCGCCTGCTCACCCGGGACGGTCGCCCGCTGGCTGCCCCGG
Protein-coding sequences here:
- a CDS encoding fatty acid desaturase gives rise to the protein MPQAIANAETGASATLLAPPRPTARGSEFAPLLKAVKGQGLLERRTGWYARGIAANLLALAATATAMALTGDTWWTLLYAVPLAVFWARTAFFGHDAGHAQITRSRRAGRTIGLLHSNLLLGMSYAWWNDKHNRHHANPNHVDKDPDVGVGVLVWTEKQAERREGFARRLTRNQARLFFPMLLLEGIALKVYGFQDLRRQPRRERAVEGTLLLVHLAAYAGLLLTVLPPGKALVFALLHHALFGLHLGMTFAPNHKGMEMPDADDDGWGHLRRQVLTSRNVRGGPLTDWFLGGLNYQIEHHLFPNVPRPHLRLVQPLVRAHCRAVGIPYAETSLIDSYRQALRHMHAVGAPLRRGAAA
- a CDS encoding SAM-dependent methyltransferase — translated: MVEDGAHERGAEVVCRAVGRVVGGRAEVADDHWGGESAVIRLDAEQFGPEALFGLTDFSHLEVVYHFDRVAPEKIESGARRPRGNADWPLVGIFAQRGKNRPNRLGVSRCRVVKVEGLDVHVTGLDAVDGTPVLDIKPYMAEFGPRGGTVQPEWSTELMRDYYAGEPRSGSSLDE